AAAACTAATTTAGTATTTTACACCATTCACATGAAAATTGAATCAACTTTTTCATATTATCTGATAAAAAACAATCTTTCCGATAGACTATAGCCACATTCCACATCGGATGTTCTTGAAATGGTATTTTACGAAGCGATTTATCTTTCATATCTTCGAAAATAAAATCCATAGAAATAGTATTTCCTTTTCCTTCCTTACATAGTTTATAAGATAAACTAAAACCACTAGTATTAAAATAAATATTAGGCTGGATATGCTCTTTATAACATAAATTCAATAAGATTTGTCGAATTATAAAATTTTCATTTTCAACAATTAAAGGTTCTGTTACTACATTTTTAAGACTAACTTCTTTACAATTATAATAATCACTTTCTTTATGAGTAATAAAAAAGATTTCTACCTTGAAAAGGTCAATATATTCAAGTTCATTATTTTTTTCTGTATACGGAATTAATCCAATATCACAATGTTTATTTATGATATTTTCTAATACATATTTATCTGGAAACTCCATGTACTCTAAATGCATTTGCGGATTTTTTTGTGCAAATACATTGATAAATTCAGGTGTTAAAAAACGTAAAATACCAAAAGCAGATGCCATTCGCAATATTCCTTTATTTTGCATTGTTAAACTTCGTATTTTCGCCACCATATCATCGTATTCATTTAATATATTTTTAGCAGAATTATATAAAATTTCACCGTATGCAGTCATTTTTACACCATTACTTGAACGAATAAATAATTCTGCATCTACTTCTTTTTCCATTTTCTGAATGGTTTTACTCAAAGCCTGAGGACTTAAAAATAATATTTCCGCAGCGGCAGTAATACTTTTTTTATCACAAACCACTATAAAACAATTCATATCTTTTAAATTCATCATATCATCTTCTTTATATTAAATAAAAAGAGGTAACTCTATATAGAGCTACCCCTTATACACTTAAATCTAATTCAAAATAACAAACTTGTCAATCTGTTTTATAATTATTTTTCTTCTGCATATGGCTGAAGTTCATCATAAGCAATAGGTTCTTGACTATCTTCTCCGATAAAATTGCAGAAAGGATGTGGTTTGCGATAGAAATTCAAAGTGAGATAATGATTTCTATAGTGACCTGCTGCATCAAAACCATATTTATAATCGATGATATCTTCTAAATCGATATCTGCATAAGCAATGCCTTCTTGTCCAGATGGAACGTAATCACTGACTAAATTGCCATCAGGTCCAATGATTGCAGTATGGCCTTGCTTTAAAGTCTTGAAATATGCAAGACGTTCTTCTTCTAAATTGCCATTTTCATCAGTGCAAAGCATATTATAAAGTTCATCATTATAAACAGAGCTAGTCATTAAAACAAATGTTCCTGTTTGAATAGCATATGCTTTACTAGCAATATCATCATCAAAAAATCCTGGCCACGATGCTACATGAACTTGTTCATTCTGTGCATTCATTGCAGCAATATCCAAAGCTACATCATGTTCCCAGCATTGACCGCCGCCTAATCTACCTAATTCTGTATCGAAGACTGGCATCATGGAGCCGGAGCCATCGCCCCATATCAATCGTTCTGCTACAGAAACTCTCATTTTGCGATGTTTGCCCATTAAATCGCCTTTATTATTAAACCAGAATTGAGTCAAATATAAAGAACCGCCATCTTTTTCTGAACCAGAAATGCAAACATAAATATCATTATCACGAGCTGCTTGGCTAATTTTGGCAAGAGCATCGCTAGGAACTTCAACTGCATTAAGATACAATTTATGATAAAATTTTGGAACATAATCCAATGCTCTACCTAAAAATGCAAACCAAGGATAACCAGGAAGAAATCCTTCTGGAAAACCGATTAATTTTGCTCCATTAGCAGCTGCTTCTTCAATGATTTTAACAGATTTTTTAACTGTTGCATCTAAATCAAGATAAACTGGAGCAGCCTGTACTGCTGCAACTTTATATTTAGGATATTTTGCCATAACCAACAACTTCTTTCTTCATAAAATCTACCGATAAATTCCTAGGAAAAAAGGCGCCAGCAAATGGTTTTTCCATCTGTCTGACGCCTTTGTCTATCGATATCTTTATTATATGATTCAACAAGATATAACACAATCAGTATTTTTTTGATAAGTATCAACTTATTTTTGATAAATAACTATTAATTAAATTATTGTTTTATACAATATAAAATATATTTGCTTTATATATATAAAAAATTATATAATTAGACTATAGAAATTACGCTTATTTTTTTATTTATATTTATAGAAAGAGGTTATATTATTGCGAAAAAACGTTAATCACATCGTAAAGAATAAGGTTGAACTTTTAACTGCTCCATTCATGACTTTTTTCCGTCATGAAGCCTCCAGTGGTATCATCTTATTATGTTTTGCTATCTTAGCTTTAGTCTTAGCTAATACAGGTGCAGCATCTTTTTATAATCAAGTCTTAAATACTAAGATTGCACTTGGTCCTGCTAGTTTACATTTAGATTTATCCGTACTTTATTGGATTAATGATGCCTTAATGGCTATTTTCTTTTTTGTCATTGGCTTAGAAATAAAACGTGAATTTTTATTTGGAGAATTAAAATCTCTATCTGCTACTATTTTGCCAATCAGTGCAGCTATCGGTGGTATGATTGTACCTGCTATTTTATATGCAC
The window above is part of the Megamonas hypermegale genome. Proteins encoded here:
- a CDS encoding carbon-nitrogen hydrolase family protein, which gives rise to MAKYPKYKVAAVQAAPVYLDLDATVKKSVKIIEEAAANGAKLIGFPEGFLPGYPWFAFLGRALDYVPKFYHKLYLNAVEVPSDALAKISQAARDNDIYVCISGSEKDGGSLYLTQFWFNNKGDLMGKHRKMRVSVAERLIWGDGSGSMMPVFDTELGRLGGGQCWEHDVALDIAAMNAQNEQVHVASWPGFFDDDIASKAYAIQTGTFVLMTSSVYNDELYNMLCTDENGNLEEERLAYFKTLKQGHTAIIGPDGNLVSDYVPSGQEGIAYADIDLEDIIDYKYGFDAAGHYRNHYLTLNFYRKPHPFCNFIGEDSQEPIAYDELQPYAEEK
- a CDS encoding LysR family transcriptional regulator; amino-acid sequence: MMNLKDMNCFIVVCDKKSITAAAEILFLSPQALSKTIQKMEKEVDAELFIRSSNGVKMTAYGEILYNSAKNILNEYDDMVAKIRSLTMQNKGILRMASAFGILRFLTPEFINVFAQKNPQMHLEYMEFPDKYVLENIINKHCDIGLIPYTEKNNELEYIDLFKVEIFFITHKESDYYNCKEVSLKNVVTEPLIVENENFIIRQILLNLCYKEHIQPNIYFNTSGFSLSYKLCKEGKGNTISMDFIFEDMKDKSLRKIPFQEHPMWNVAIVYRKDCFLSDNMKKLIQFSCEWCKILN